In Panicum virgatum strain AP13 chromosome 5K, P.virgatum_v5, whole genome shotgun sequence, the genomic window TTGCACTTGCACACAGGCACACAAATCCTCATTAATAATTTGTATAATGTTTCTGTGTGGTTCCCACATTAAACCCTCTCCCTCCTGagtgctgagcacctctgtttTTCTTGTTTGTATGCATTATTCTTTTTTCCACCTATATATAAGGCTATAACAGATGTGTAATCTGCCCTCCCACTTGTAGATAAACCGAGTGGAATTTGTCCACTCCAAGTCTTTCCTACATCGAGACATCAAACCAGATAATTTCCTCATGGGTCTTGGCAGGCGAGCTAATCAGGTGGGTGGCACTGCCATCTTTAGTGTGTGCTTTAATTCATTTAAAATTTTGTTGGGTTATTAAACAGGAAGCTTCCTGTTTTCTTCTGTATTTTCATCCAGGTCTACATTATAGACTTTGGGCTTGCTAAAAAATACAGGGATACCTCAACTCATCAGCACATTCCATACAGGTATATAATAATTTAAGCATTCCTGAGATGTATATGTTTTCTGTTCTTTCAAATAAGCATGTTTAGTGTTCTTCTAATCAGCTCAAGTCACTTCCCAAGCATGTTTAGTGTTCTTCTAATTAGAACTTCCCAGTTTTGTCTTCTATCATTTGTTGAGCTAGATCTGGAAATTTTAATCCTGACTTAACTCTTTTGGTAGCATAAGTTCTATCTCGCTAGTACTATAATGCTTAATGAATCTAATTACAATAGTGAATAGTCACATCCCAGTCCTCACATGAGTTTGAACGGAAGAAAAATAGATTAATGAACATATGCCGGCCACACCAATCTGATAGTTGTATCATGCAGACATCTTTAGTTGtttctttacttttttttttgaactactTACATGCAATCTTAACGAGCTAGTAAATGCTGCAGGGAGAACAAGAACTTGACAGGAACTGCAAGATATGCTAGTGTGAACACTCATCTTGGCATTGGTGAGAATTATAGTGTGTCAGTTCAAGTTCTTTTTTCTTGGTATACCTTATGTCGGGCTAAATTTTGCTCTTGTTTTAATGGCCAGAACAAAGCCGAAGAGATGATCTGGAATCTCTTGGATATGTACTTATGTACTTCCTGAGGGGCAGGTGAGTTTGATCAGTCATTATCAGCTCCTTCTATGTGCCCTTACCTAACATTTCTTTTCTTTACAGCCTTCCTTGGCAAGGTCTTAAAGCAGGAACAAAGAAGCAAAAGTATGAGAAAATCAGCGAGAAAAAAGTTGCAACATCAATTGAGGTATGTTTGGCACATCTTTAGCTGGAATTGGAACTTTTCCCTGGGGAATGTCATTATTTTTTCGACCTATTTCAGGCTCTATGCCGTGGTTATCCCACCGAGTTTGCATCATATTTCCATTATTGCCGCTCGCTGCGGTTCGATGACAAGCCTGACTATTCATACCTTAAGCGACTGTTCCGTGACCTTTTTATTCGCGAAGGTCAGTTTGTTTGCCTTGCTTTCAATTTTAAGGAAATATTAATAACCTTTTGAGTAAAAAAGTTGTATTGTGTGCATGTTCATTATCaaactctgttttgcaggttttcAGTTTGACTATGTGTTTGACTGGACAATATTGAAGTACCAACAATCTCAAATTGCCACCGCTCCACCCCGTGCGGTGAGCCTCTCCAACTCTTCCTTGATGACTTACCCACCAAATGTTATGTATTCATCTGTAGGGGAAATTCTGATGCCTTGCCTTTGGTACAGGGTCATGTTGCAGGACCTTCTGGATTAGCACCTGCATTACAGAATGACAGGCAATCAGGTAATTTGGTGCAGTCTCCTTAATTTGCTGTGTTTGTATTTTAGCATTTGATCAAGTAAAGCTCATCATTTATCTTTCAGGCCATGAGGAAGCAAGGACTAGTGGTTGGTCATCAATAGATCGACGTCGTACCCCACCTCCCATCACAAGCGTGGGGACACTATCTAAGCAGAAAGCGCCTGTGGGGAATGATGTTACTTCTTCTAATGGTGCTGTGGTAAGTTGTCATCATGTTGTCTGTTGTTTGTAATGGGACTTAAAAAGGTGTGCAAGGTAAGACACCTTTTCATCCTCTAGACCTAGTGTAATATAATTCTAACATTGCACAATGTACACAAACTGTTCTTTTGGGGTGCGAATAATCAAACTTTTTAGTTTGTCTAACTTTTTCTTTGTGAATTCGATAATGAACATATGAAAATCATATGTTATATTTATTGTGGACAGTATTTCCATGATATTATACAAGGTTCTATAAACATTTTAATAGAAACTAGTGGTCAAACTGCATGATGGTGCATGGTGCTCTTGTGTGACTAGGGGATTTTAAAAAACCCCTTGAAAATTATTAGGGCAGAAGCCACTACAAAAGCTTATTGTAGTGGTAGTCGAGGCCTTTGGGATGGGGAATTTGGTAGCAGCATTCAAATACACATGACCAAGTTACCATTAACAGATCCTGGTCATTTCTAAGTTATCTGAAATTTTGGATAAGTTATCTTGAACAAGAATGTGAAGACTAGGAGAGCTGTTTTACCTGTTTTCTGAAATTTTGCGGCCACGAGGGAATTATAACCTGCTATTTCCAATTTTATTCAGCCCTGTATATCAGTATGTGCTGAGTACTCAACTGCTTTCTTGGTCAACCAATGCTGGTTTAGTTGAATAATGCTCATTGTTGTTTTTTGACTTGGTAAAAGTAGTATTATCACATTGATTTTGCATTTGCTTCTTCACGTTGTATTTCTTTGATTAAGCATAATTTACAGTCTTCATTCTGAAAAAATAAACAGCAGAAAAGATGCTCCTCAATTTTGGACTTACTTTGGTCTCTGCTTCTTTTTAGATATCGGCATCGGGAATAAACTTTTTGGGAAGGTCTAGTGGATCTTCAAGGAGACCTGTTGTTTCGAGTAGCCGTGATGTGGTGGCCACTGATAGTTCTGAGCCTTCTCGAGCACGTACAACTGATGCAAGCCCTGGGGCGCTCCGCAGAGCATCAGGTCCTCAGAGAAGCTCACCTGTCCATTCTGCAGAACAAAAGCGCTCATCATCAGGCCGGCATCCATCTAATGTGAAGAACTATGATTCTGCCCTCAAAGGCATTGAAGGTCTTAACTTTGATGGTGACGAGAGGGTTCAGTACTAGAGCTGCAAGAAATTCTACATCCACTCTGTAAAAATCATAATCAGGTGGTTAGCATTGAGTTTCCTGTTGAGTTTTGGATCAACAGGAAATAAAGTGCTGGGAGGAGGATGTGATCACGTGAAGTGTGGTTTATCAGGTGGTCTTCTGGGCAAGGTAAATAAATGTCTGTCTGAGGCGCGTGAAACCTAGCTCATAATGTTATGTAAATGTCTTATAGTTGGTCTACTGTCAGGCGTCCCTGTGAGTTCATCAGTCTGTTTTACTGTTCTATTCCTTTGGATGTTCCATTTCGACTTGGAGTCTTGGGACAAGGAAAACAACACTGGTAGAACTTGTATTTGGAAAACTGAAATTCGAGCATGTAGAATTCTAATCAGTCGATTGAGCAAATTTGTCTGAACATGTTCCTGACTAGTAAATTGATCTGTGAAGACATGTTATTTCACTTATTTGCATGTAACGTCTACTATGCTGGCGATTGTTATTCATCCATTTCTTCACAGCCGTTCTGAGAAATTATTCTAGCACCTGCCTGGATCAATGCACGACCATCCATGTTCAGTGATGGGGCCTAAGTCTGCAGCTACAATGACTATATTTTTTACTCGTAGGGATTCTGACCCAAATACGTGTAATTTGGTACAAAATCTAATTAACCCTTAAATTCCTGGAAACCAAAGGAAAATTGGAAGTATTCCAAGCTGGCAAGTATAGCATTGCCCAGACAGTGTAAAGCTGGCGATGTGACAGCCTCATAGGGGCAGGTGCTGGGCGCAAGATCAGGAGCTGGTTCTCCGATTGGAGATCCGTTTTGATTGCGCTGCTGCTCCTCGTGCTCGAATGATCATGGCCCCTCGCCCTCTTTGCTCATAATATGGTTATGAATTCTGATCGTTGCTTGTGGATCAGCAGTAGGTTGATCTATTAGGGTTCTGAGTCCGTTTTTTATCTTTATATCTGTTAAATGGTGATCAACAGTTCAGCGTTGTGGTGATCGAAATTACTTCTGCAAAATTTCTTCACCCTCTGCTTTGCAAATTTTAGCTCTTGCGTCAAAGCAGGACCATGTTTTGATGAAGTGGATGCAACTGTGCAACCTGTACCCATAAAGCAAAGTATAGCCGCAACAGGTTGCATTCCAACACAGTGAAAACTTTGAAAAAGGTTCAAGTCGTCCTGTTTCTTCATCAGTTCAAACTTGCACGATATAAAATAAAGGAATTCATCCTGTTCACTGAATGGACGAAATGTTTCGAATTCTTGAACAAAACGCAAGGATAACCACACACTGACCACACATAACAACAGTCATAAAATATTTCTCATTGTACAACGTGTATTATTGTAACCACCGCGAACAAAGTGCTGGTGCAGCCATGTATCCATTTGCCAACACTGTTACTGTTGAAGAACATATAAATTCTTACACTCTTGCTTCCCAGATGAAATAAGAATTTTGAGCGCACAAGTAGCATGAATGGCTACTAAAAAGATGTCAAAAGATGATACTTGAAAGCCAATGCCCCCAGCCCAGTAACACTAAACACTAGCAGAAGAACATCCAAGAAACACTGGTGCTTTTCCATTTCCGTAGCCCAGCTCTGACATCTCCCAGCTTGTCCGGGGGGCGACCTCCTGGTGTGATCGAGTGTATTGCTGAGCACAAACAAGAGAATTATCGAAACACTGGTGTAAGTCAATGAGGCAGACGACAAGAATAAAGAGCGAGTGTTCAAACTGTATAATAAGCAGATGAGGTCCTCCTAATTCTGATAGCCCCCGCGTCGCTCCCGCAGGCGGCACGGGGAAcctcaccgcgccgccgccgggccctcgtccctcctccccctcctcctcgccgtcgcccgagCTGGGGGCCGGAAGTCCGGAACCAgcaaggagggcggcggcggggcgtccCGGCCGGGGAGCGTGCGTgctgtgcgggcggcggcgccgcgtttCTCCGGCGGCTCCTGGGGGCTGCCCCGGTGCTCCATCGGCCGGATCCATGGTCCCTTGGGGCGGATCCGTCGCCCCTCTGGGCGGATCTGCGGCCCGGGAGCCGGGGCCTGTGCGGGGgcgtgccggcgccggcctAGCCGAGCGAGTGGCCGCGCGGCCATGGAGGCGCGGCGCGAGGCACTTGGGGCCGTGCGGAGCGGCGGCCTTGACTGGGCGGCGAAGTGACGCGGCACCCGGTGGGGCCGCACCGGTGGTgacaggaggcggcggaggtcgcGTGTCACCGGCGTTTCTGGCCGCCGCAGAGGAGCAGCGGCGCGAGGGGGAGATGCGGCGCGGGCAGAGGCCGCGTCGCGCGTGCTGGCGGTTTCTGCCCGGCCGGGAGGAGGTGCGGTGGTGCGGCGTGCCGGGAGGAGGTGCGGTGGTGCGGTGTGGCGCCGGCGTGTTGCCGGGTCGCGAGGACGGCGGAGGGAGATGGAGCTTCGGCAGCGGGCTTTGTGGAGCTGCGACAGTGGTGTCCCTCGGTTGGGGCGGCCGCAGTGATGGTGCCGGCTTGAGGCGACGAACGCGTGCAGTGGGGTGCCGGCACTCCGGGCGAAAGCCCTCGCTAGATTCATTCTGGtgaaatggcggcggcgcctccgggCGTCGCTCTCTCTGTTGAGGGCGTCATTTTGGAGTTGCAACCCTCCTGCACGAGgtctctgggtgaaaacccgGTCCAACTTCTGGACGAGCGATGGCGGCGCCTGTGGGCGTCGTGACCTCCTTGGAGGCGCCGTCTCTTGATACACCGTTCGGCGACTTGGCCGGCCTGCTGCTCGCGTTTTGCTTCGGCTGGTGGTGACAAATCTGTCGGAGGGCGTGCGGAGAAGGCGGTTGCCTACCTCACGCCAAGACGCCTGCTCTTCTGTTGGTGGCCGGGGGTCATCACTCGGTTGTTGTTCGCCTGCTTGCAGCGTTCCGCGGCGTCTGGAGCTGCGTGGCAGTCTCCAGTGCGGTGCGAGACAGCGTTTGAAGGATGGCGCTAGCGGCAACGACAATCAGTGACGACTTGGCCTGCAGCGGATCGCGGCAGGGTGTTCAGCACGGCTGAACCCTTCCGGTGCGGTACAACGTTGGAAGACGGCGCGGGCATCATCTTCGGTCTTCTGGCTCGAGGGCGGCGTCTTCGTGCGAGGGGGAAAGCAACGTGATGATTTCGAACCACGGCGGTGATCTGGCGGCTTGGTTCAGTTCCTGGGGGGGGCGGGGCACCTCTTCTTGCTGCCTCGACGGCAATCCCTGAAACAAGTACGGAGCGTGGTGCCGTGTGGCGGATTGGAGGTCCCCGCACACGTGAGAGGCGTGCTGAGTGGCGGGTTGGAGGTCCCCGCACACGCGAGAGAGGCGTCCAATGGCGgaagtggcgaggcccccgcgcgttGGATTGCTCCGGACTTGGTGTTTTTTCATGCCGTCGGGCGGTCGGTTTGGGTGCAGCAGCACTGCGGCGTTGGGTCCTGCATGGCAGTAGCCTCCTGGTGTGGTGGTGTCTGCCCCTTCTGCTCCTCTATCAACGCTGGAACACTTCAGATGTTTCGATAACCGCAAGAGTGCGATTATGGGTGGAAGCTGCGGTTGTGCCTTTTCTCCTCTGTCGTTGTTGTGAATAGAGTTTGGccgtgttgatgtcccaatccaaccgggcaGTGAGTATAGTTGAGCGGTAACTCGTGTtgacgtcccaatccaaccgggtgagtttgttgttttcttttctttttgtttcctgCCTATGGCCTCCAGGACCGTAGTCTTAtatttttctgctatatcaatagaaacgcACTCATCGAGTGTggtttgttaaaaaaaaataagCAGATGAGGTCACTTCACCTCCATTTTCTTCAGCAATTCATGGGCGGTCGGCGCTGAGACTATTATATCCCTGCAATCTTGCTTAATAAAACCTTCCGTCGCCCCTTTATCAAATAGTATGAGCAACGGGTCATAGTAACCATCAACATTTAGCAATCCAACCTGCAGCATGTCATGATAAGTTGTTCAGTGCCCTTAAGTTGTTTGTTCACAGCCATATAGTAATACTCACTGGTTTGTCATGAATTCCAAGTTGTGACCATGTTATCATCTCTaacaactcttccattgttccATACCCTCCTGATGTCCAGAAAGTCGTCATTTTCATGTGAGCACATCAAATTAAATTGAAGTCCCTGTCACTCTGTCAGTATGTACTAGAGAAAAAATGATAATTGTGTACCAGGAAGAGCAATAAAGGCATCAGCTTGTCGTGCCATCTCAGCTTTCCTTTCGTGCATGTCGGTGACAACCTTTACTTCTCCAACGCTAGCACCGGATATCTAGTTTGAAGTGGAAAATTTTGTTGTTCCAAATGGTTATACAGAGTACTGAAAATAGGCCATAGTTTCAGATCTCTTCTATCGCCATTCTTCAGATATACTTCCACAGCAAGACATGTTTAAAAATGCTGCCCAGGACTCCAGGGTCACGTTGGAACAAGTACATAGAAATAGCTGCTTGTTTGCCTAATTGCCTTTGCCAAGTTCCTAACTCCAGTGTTCAGTTTTTGAGTTACATATAGACCATCATTCAAAACCTATCCTCTACCGCCTAAAAGAAAGTTTATGCCTCTCACTTTCCCCCCCTCAACTTGACATGTCCTATTGGCAAGCTACACATTCAGAATAATTACACCAACCCAGTGGCAGACATTAAAATTCCAAGTTGCACCGCCCTAAAGTCTAAACTGATCGGCTGCCACTCCAAGTCTCCAAGTCGCCTCCCCTAAATCctagttccaactcctcagtcATCACCTGTTCACAAATTGCTAACCCCCGAAGCAAAGGTGAATCAATCTGGGCCAAGAAGCCTCAGGAATCAAATGGCGACTTGGAGGGCACTACTGACATAGCACTACATGAGCTGCTACAGCAGACTGACGAAAATTTCGTAAAACTGGCATCCACGGTCAAATTTCATAGATATGATTCAAATGAACCATCTCTGTCAGCAAGTACGAAACCGAACGCGAAACAAACTCTGATTCTTAACTGAGAATTGTTTTGCAGTTAGTTAAAGATCATTCTCTCTGATGAATGACTTGGCCGCTAGAGCAGAATTATACTGGAATTGTTATTTCTAGGCGTGCACAAAGAACAGCCAAAAGGGACGGTTGATATTTGATACACACCTCAAGCGGCATGAGTGCTTTTGGAATCACCCTGCAAATGGATCAAACAGAACAGCAGCACGTGAGAATGAGATAGATCACACCCAGTGTTGGAGAACTGAATTAGAGGCAGAATTCTCCAGGGGCGGCAGGTAAGTAGATACCCGAGGACACTGCAGCCGCCATCAAGAACCGTCTGCGCGATCAGGCCCATGAGCccgacgctgccgccgccgtagaCCAAATCGATCCCCCTCGCCACCTGCGAAGGGAAAGAGCCCGCGGCCGGAGTCCCGCCGCGGCGAGCGTGAGCGCGAAAGGAAGCAAGCGAAGCAGTCGAGCCAAGGATCGGAATTCTGGACCGGCCGCGGTCGCCACCGGCGGCGCATTACCAGCTCTTTGCCGAGGTCGAGCGCGGCGTCCCCGAAGACCGGGCGGTTGCCGGGGTTGCTGCCGCAGAAGACGCAGATCCTGCCGaacctgctcgccgccggcgcgtccgCCGCGCTGGTGTCGCCCATGGCGTAGGAgcgcggtgcgggcggcggcggcggcgcggggaaggGGTCACGGCTTCGCTTCTGCGTGCGCGTGCTATCCGCTTGAGCTGGGGAGCTTCAAATGAAGGCGGCACGGTACCTCCATCGAGGCTTCTCTTGTCGGTCGTCACGCGACGCGATCGCGTAATTAATTTGCCGGGTCAACTCGAACTGGGCCCCAGATTGCCCCACGGGGAGCCCACATGTCAGGGTGCAGATCTTGCAGTTGCAGTTTGGTCCCTGGCACCTGCCCCCTCTCAGAACCGAGTCCTTGGGCTTCACAAGTTGTTTCCCTCTTTTCTTTTAGAGCAAGACTTATAGTCCCAGCCAGCTGCAGGCTAGGAGCACGCCAGATCGCCATGCTCACCAGATCGCAGAGTGCACATTTAATGCGTTTCAGTGAGAGCGCGAGCGTTTTCGCCAGTTCCCAACGAGCAACTCGTCAGCCGCCCGCTCCAACTCTCTCTCCCCCACGTCGAATCCCAACCGGCTCCACACCGACCATAATATCTGCTCTTAGGAAATTCGGGCTTTTGACAGGTTCATTCATCCATGAACGTGTCAATGTGCTGTGCTCCAAACCTACAGTCTAGGGCATGGTACGCGTGAAAGCATTCAAAGGAATCTTGAATGCTTTCCCCTGGATAGAGAACCGGCACAACAGCATAGCCTTTTTTTTTAGGATAAGAGCCAAGTGATGTGCTAGGCTATAGGCCTGTTTGGTTGGACTTTTTGTGGTTGTGGCTTCCAACCACAGTTCAAAAGCTAATCAAATGCGTTGGCTGTCATGGGAAGCCACAGCCAAAAAGCAGCTGTGAGACAGTTTAATTCTCACAGCACGTCTCCCCCTGCTTCCGCCGGCTGTGAGATCGATTTTTTCATCAAAATTACCCGCTTGCCACTCTTTGCATAGCGTACCGGTTCCTTCTCTATTTTTGTTCACTCCACCACCTCGCTTTCTCTCCCAGACTGAGCGCCCGCACCTTGGGTTCCCCGGCGACGAGCtccactgcggcggcggcgcccgcaccACTGCTCCACCGACGAGGGCaagggcgagctccgccgcgcggcGAGCACGAGCTCCGCCATCCCGAACCGCCACCACACCGTGAGCCCCTGcttgagccgccgccgcctcgcgatTCCGGCACGCGAGCCACTGCTTGGCCTGGAGGGCGAGCTCCGCTGCGCAGCGAGCGCGAGCTCTGCcagcccgagccgccgccgccccgcgagcCCCTGCTCGGCCCCGAGGGCGAGCGTGCACGCCATGCTGCCGGCCACGGGCGGAGGAGAGGGGGCCGCGGAAGGGAGCGctagctccaccgccgccggccgccggcgcgcgggaggaaGTTAGGGGGCACAGGCGGGAGCGCGAGCTCCGGCCACCGCTGGCGAGTGTGAGGAGTGGGGCACGAGATAGAGGtaagagaagaagagagaggagagattgACAAGTGGGGTCAGATGACACGTGGGACCTGTGAGCATGAGCTTTTCCAAAAAGCTACAGCTGTTCGACCAAACGACTTTCTGCTTCCTCACCGCACATATCTCACAGCAGCATTTTCATAGCCCACAACAGCTTTTCTCTACAGCCAcagcccaaccaaacacaccctatgATAGAGGCATAGGAAACTACATGCGATCTCTTTCTTTACAGGAAGTATATATCCCGGAAGATTGACTGCTGCACTTCAGATCAGATCCTGAAAGAGAACTCACCCGAGATATTTGCTTAGCTAGGGGGGTGAGGTCGGTCATATTCCCCGTAGTAATCTTGCCAATATAAATTCTCGACTTCCTTagcatctccaatagttctCAATCTCTTTTCCTCATTCTTGTTTTTTAGGGAAAAAAACCCCTCTTATAGTTCTCCATTATAGTTTCTCATTCTAGTTTCTTATCTCCTAACAATTGTCATATTGCTCGTCCTTGTACGTAAATATGCGCACGCTTCCGTGACTCCCAATCATCCTCCCTACGGCCACTTCTACGGGGAAAAAATTGTTGTTTACTAGACCGCCGTCACTTCTCGCATCGATTTCGGCTGCCAAGGTGCATCTCCGGCGCAAGTAAGAGGTAAAACGGAACCCCCTCGTCATCCTCATTATTTTTTTGGCAAATTCCAAGCCCTTTCGTGCCCTTAATCGCCAGCAATTTAACTTGCAAGAAGCTTCTGTCCGCCGGCCATAAAAGTTTCCCACGAAATTAACCTTGTAGGGTcataatttttcattttttgagtAAAAATGGAGAACTGATACTTTTTGTTGCATCCCATAGCTATTAGGGAAATTTGTCCGTGGGACATTGCGAAAGTGGGGTTTTGTATGCAACatattatcaaagttaaatttGTCTGCAGTACATTGCAAAAGAGTTTTTTGGTCCGCAACACACCACTGCAAATAAACTAATCATTTTCGGCTGGGAGAAGAGGTAAAAAGTCTTATTTGCCCttggccccacctgtcatcttcctctccctctcctttgcCTCTGCCGTCCTCTCGTTTTCTTCCCCACTAAGCTACTACTGCCTGagcgccggccaccaccggggcggtggcgcgcgcgggGCACGACGGCGGGcgtgcgcggcggaggagcatgGCGGCGGGCTCCCATCGCCAGGCGCGCGGGCGGATCTCGACGGCCGGAtctgctcctcctccggccGGGCCCCTCCTCCCCAGCAGCTCGAAATCCGGCGCGGCGGTCTCGTGTCCAggctcctcctcgagctccgtcccttgctcgagctcggcggccatggcggggcgtGTAGGCCATTGCGGGGCGGAGGTTGCGACGGCGCGCAGCGCGGCGGCTGGTGGCCGGCTGTCTCCTACCTCCCCCGTCGACGAGGCGGAcccaggcggccgcggcgcgcgctcCATGTGCGCCAGGGGCTACTCGCGGCGCGCGCTCGATGGGCGCTGGGGATGGGCCCAGCTCCTCCATGGGCTCCGGGCTCCACGGGTCCGGCGTCCTCCCTACTGCCGCGCGTCTCCTCCTCGGGTCCGACGACCTGCCCCGCCGCGATGTCGTCGCGCACTCCTCCGTCGTCACCGCGTTCCTCCGCGCGGGCTACCCGTGGCGCGCGCTCCTCCACCTCAGCTCCTCCATGGGAcgccgcctccgagctcctCCATGGACGCCGGAGAGGGGGGGACCGAACGCGCAGCCCCAACCCGCGCCGCCCTCGCGCCGGCCGAGGCCCACTGCCCCGCCGTGGCTCCGCCGTAGTGGCCGTCGCGCCTCCGCCGGAGTGGTCCCGTGGCGCCGCGCCCTG contains:
- the LOC120707793 gene encoding casein kinase 1-like protein 2 — its product is MEPRVGNKFRLGRKIGSGSFGEIYLGTNIQTNEEVAIKLENVKTKHPQLLYESKIYRILQGGTGIPNVRWFGVEGDYNVLVMDLLGPSLEDLFNFCSRKLSLKTVLMLADQMINRVEFVHSKSFLHRDIKPDNFLMGLGRRANQVYIIDFGLAKKYRDTSTHQHIPYRENKNLTGTARYASVNTHLGIEQSRRDDLESLGYVLMYFLRGSLPWQGLKAGTKKQKYEKISEKKVATSIEALCRGYPTEFASYFHYCRSLRFDDKPDYSYLKRLFRDLFIREGFQFDYVFDWTILKYQQSQIATAPPRAGHVAGPSGLAPALQNDRQSGHEEARTSGWSSIDRRRTPPPITSVGTLSKQKAPVGNDVTSSNGAVISASGINFLGRSSGSSRRPVVSSSRDVVATDSSEPSRARTTDASPGALRRASGPQRSSPVHSAEQKRSSSGRHPSNVKNYDSALKGIEGLNFDGDERVQY
- the LOC120707794 gene encoding probable cytokinin riboside 5'-monophosphate phosphoribohydrolase LOGL1 encodes the protein MGDTSAADAPAASRFGRICVFCGSNPGNRPVFGDAALDLGKELVARGIDLVYGGGSVGLMGLIAQTVLDGGCSVLGVIPKALMPLEISGASVGEVKVVTDMHERKAEMARQADAFIALPGGYGTMEELLEMITWSQLGIHDKPVGLLNVDGYYDPLLILFDKGATEGFIKQDCRDIIVSAPTAHELLKKMEQYTRSHQEVAPRTSWEMSELGYGNGKAPVFLGCSSASV